In a single window of the Pseudomonas sp. B21-015 genome:
- a CDS encoding TIGR01777 family oxidoreductase yields the protein MPDFSLLDWAVTLLIAQAILGALDTLYHHELTVALPYRHSARLELSIHALRSCFYGILFLGMAHLAFQGTWAIVIALLFALEICLTLWDFVVEDRSRKLPAIERIMHTVLAVNGGAFFALYGVQLAQWASLPTGLSAIDFGWRGWLLTLFAIGVTASGIRDGLAALRMQREGKPSNPFAGGAYKRVLVTGGTGFIGETLVNQLLDAGHTVSVLARDPLKAAYLFDGRARCVRSLSKLGYDETFDVVINLAGAPVAGPRWSPKRQAQLIASRVNTTDSLMTWLKNARHKPALWVQASAIGFYGVRDASESLDEQASKGDGFMAELCARWEAAAQPATQFGVRQVVLRLGVVFGPGGALLPLLIPFRLGFGGRMGDGQQIMSWVHRDDVIQVIARSFHDESLHGTYNLVAPEAVSQAAFAENVGKVLKRPVWFHVPAAPVRALAGEMAQLFFDGQRVVPQRLSEAGYTFRYPTLDAALRDLA from the coding sequence ATGCCTGATTTTTCTCTCCTGGATTGGGCAGTTACATTGCTGATCGCCCAGGCCATTCTGGGGGCGCTGGATACCCTGTATCACCACGAACTGACCGTCGCGCTGCCTTATCGACACAGTGCGCGGCTTGAGCTGTCTATCCACGCGTTGCGTTCGTGTTTCTACGGGATTCTGTTTCTGGGCATGGCGCATCTGGCATTTCAGGGCACGTGGGCGATTGTTATTGCGCTGCTGTTTGCCCTGGAGATTTGCCTGACGCTATGGGATTTCGTGGTCGAGGATCGGAGCCGCAAGCTGCCGGCTATCGAGCGGATCATGCACACCGTGCTGGCGGTGAACGGCGGGGCTTTTTTTGCGTTGTACGGCGTGCAACTGGCGCAGTGGGCGAGCTTGCCGACGGGGTTGAGCGCGATTGATTTTGGCTGGCGTGGCTGGTTGCTGACGCTGTTCGCTATCGGGGTCACTGCCTCGGGTATTCGCGACGGCTTGGCGGCGCTGCGCATGCAACGCGAAGGCAAACCGTCGAACCCGTTCGCGGGCGGGGCCTATAAGCGCGTGCTGGTGACCGGCGGCACCGGGTTTATCGGTGAAACGCTGGTCAACCAATTGCTCGATGCCGGCCACACGGTCAGCGTGCTGGCGCGGGATCCGCTGAAGGCGGCTTACCTGTTCGACGGCCGGGCGCGCTGCGTGCGTTCGCTGAGCAAACTCGGTTACGACGAAACCTTCGACGTGGTGATCAATCTGGCCGGGGCGCCAGTCGCCGGGCCGCGCTGGAGTCCCAAGCGTCAGGCGCAATTGATCGCCAGCCGGGTCAACACCACCGACAGCTTGATGACCTGGTTGAAGAATGCGCGGCACAAACCGGCGCTGTGGGTGCAGGCATCGGCCATTGGTTTTTACGGTGTGCGCGATGCCAGCGAAAGCCTCGATGAACAGGCCAGCAAGGGCGACGGTTTCATGGCCGAACTCTGCGCGCGTTGGGAGGCGGCTGCGCAACCGGCCACGCAGTTCGGTGTGCGTCAGGTAGTGCTGCGCCTCGGCGTGGTGTTCGGCCCGGGCGGCGCGTTGTTGCCGTTGCTGATTCCGTTTCGTCTGGGGTTCGGCGGGCGCATGGGCGATGGTCAGCAGATCATGAGTTGGGTGCATCGCGATGATGTGATTCAGGTGATCGCTCGGTCCTTCCACGATGAAAGTCTGCACGGCACTTACAACCTGGTGGCGCCGGAGGCGGTCAGTCAGGCTGCGTTTGCCGAGAACGTCGGCAAAGTCCTCAAGCGTCCGGTGTGGTTCCACGTTCCTGCGGCGCCAGTGCGCGCGCTGGCGGGGGAGATGGCGCAGTTGTTCTTCGACGGTCAGCGCGTGGTGCCCCAGCGTTTGAGCGAGGCGGGTTACACGTTTCGTTATCCGACCCTCGACGCGGCTCTGCGCGATCTGGCCTGA
- a CDS encoding cell division protein, with amino-acid sequence MPVPSNTLRKALVVWLYAAALVHLLVSILLTWAGHSGLLDGYLQTIEYAFWTDVVPSAAREQQVWWLALFGATLQSYSLYMLALVHLGHRLKTPMAWGWLIAGIVLWAPQDMLISLQAQVWSHLWFDSFALLTLLPPLFWLYRHDRRTSASTHISSDASHA; translated from the coding sequence ATGCCAGTCCCTTCAAACACCCTTCGCAAAGCTCTGGTCGTTTGGCTATATGCCGCCGCACTGGTGCATCTGCTCGTCAGCATCCTGCTGACCTGGGCCGGCCATTCGGGATTGCTCGACGGCTACCTGCAAACCATCGAATACGCCTTCTGGACGGACGTGGTGCCGAGCGCCGCCCGCGAGCAACAAGTGTGGTGGCTCGCCTTGTTCGGCGCCACGTTGCAAAGCTATTCCCTCTACATGCTCGCCCTCGTGCACCTCGGCCATCGACTCAAAACCCCCATGGCATGGGGCTGGTTGATTGCCGGCATCGTGCTCTGGGCGCCGCAGGACATGTTGATTTCCCTCCAGGCGCAGGTCTGGTCGCACCTGTGGTTCGACAGTTTCGCGCTGCTCACTTTGCTGCCGCCGCTGTTCTGGCTTTATCGCCACGACCGCCGCACCTCCGCCTCAACACACATATCGAGTGACGCCAGCCATGCCTGA